In the genome of Actinobacillus lignieresii, the window GCCGTCTTCATAGCCATAAATAACAGACCGTTTTACAAGCGGTCTTTTTTCTTTGATTTTTTGCCTATCTCCTCCTATTTTAACGTTTGCTTTTTTATAGTAGATGGATTAAATTCTTGAACATTATCCTAATCATTATCCTATACAGGAAAGCTTATGAATCTACACGAATATCAAGCAAAACAAATTTTTGCACAATATCGACTTCCCGTAAGTAAAGGTATTGTTTGTCATTCTCTCGATGACGCCGTTTCAGCCATTCACACATTAGCTGGCGACACTTGGGCGGCGAAATGCCAAGTTCACGCCGGCGGTAGAGGCAAAGCGGGCGGAGTAAAATTAGTGCGCAGTGAAGCGGAAATTCATGAGTTTTGTAATCAATGGTTGGGACAGCGTTTAGTCACTTTTCAAACCGATAAAAACGGACAACCGGTAAATACGATTTATCTCGAAGAAACGTGCCTAATAGAACGTGAATTATATTTGGGTGCAGTAATTGATCGTTCTTCACAAAAAATTGTTTTTATGGCGTCAAGTGTCGGCGGTATGAATATTGAAGATGTCGCCGCACAAACACCGGAGCTTATCCATAAAGCGACCATTGATCCGCTTACCGGTGCGCAAGCTTTTCAGGGTCGTGAATTAGCTTTTAAACTCGGTCTGTCCGGCGATCAAATCAAACAATTCGCTCATCTTTTTGTACAACTTGCCAAATTATTTATTGAAAAAGATCTTGCCTTACTCGAAGTAAATCCGCTCGTATTGACCAAACAAGGTCAATTACTTTGTTTAGATGCCAAAATGGTAATTGACAGTAATGCGCTTTATCGCCATCCGGAGCTAAAAGCCCTACAAGATCCAAGCCAAGAAGATGCGCGAGAAGCCGATGCGGCAAAATGGGATCTTAACTATGTCGCATTAGACGGCAATATCGGTTGTATGGTTAATGGTGCAGGCTTAGCCATGGGAACCATGGATATCGTGAAACTACACGGTGGTCGTCCGGCAAACTTTTTAGATGTCGGCGGCGGCGCAACGAAAGAACGTGTTTCGGAAGCCTTTAAACTGATTCTTTCCGATCAGAATGTTAAAGCCGTCTTAGTCAATATTTTCGGCGGCATCGTCAGATGCGATTTAATTGCGGAAGGTATTATTGCGGCGGTTAATGAAGTCGGGATAAACATTCCGGTCATCGTGCGTTTAGAAGGTACTAATGCGGAATTAGGTCGTGAAATTTTAGCAAACAGCGGCTTACGTCTCATTGCGGCAAATACATTAACACAAGCGGCACAACTTGCAGTCAAAGCAGCGGAAGGAAAATAAACATGGCGATTTTAATTGATAAGAATACTAAAGTGATTTGCCAAGGTTTTACCGGCGGACAAGGCACATTTCATAGCGAACAGGCTTTAGCATACGGTACGAAACTTGTCGGCGGC includes:
- the sucC gene encoding ADP-forming succinate--CoA ligase subunit beta, whose translation is MNLHEYQAKQIFAQYRLPVSKGIVCHSLDDAVSAIHTLAGDTWAAKCQVHAGGRGKAGGVKLVRSEAEIHEFCNQWLGQRLVTFQTDKNGQPVNTIYLEETCLIERELYLGAVIDRSSQKIVFMASSVGGMNIEDVAAQTPELIHKATIDPLTGAQAFQGRELAFKLGLSGDQIKQFAHLFVQLAKLFIEKDLALLEVNPLVLTKQGQLLCLDAKMVIDSNALYRHPELKALQDPSQEDAREADAAKWDLNYVALDGNIGCMVNGAGLAMGTMDIVKLHGGRPANFLDVGGGATKERVSEAFKLILSDQNVKAVLVNIFGGIVRCDLIAEGIIAAVNEVGINIPVIVRLEGTNAELGREILANSGLRLIAANTLTQAAQLAVKAAEGK